The proteins below are encoded in one region of Silene latifolia isolate original U9 population chromosome 2, ASM4854445v1, whole genome shotgun sequence:
- the LOC141643157 gene encoding ribulose bisphosphate carboxylase small subunit, chloroplastic-like yields the protein MASLMSNAAVATASSAAQANMVAPFTGLKSTSAFPVGRKSNVDITSLASNGGRVNCMQVWPPRNLKKFETLSYLPTLSEESLLKEINYLLVKGWVPCIEFEVGPAFVYRENNKSPGYYDGRYWTMWKLPMFGCTDAAQVAAEVEEAKKAYPDAHVRIIGFDNVRQVQCISFIAYKP from the exons ATGGCTTCCTTGATGTCAAACGCCGCTGTTGCAACCGCCAGCTCGGCTGCTCAGGCCAACATGGTGGCTCCATTCACTGGTCTTAAGTCCACCTCCGCATTCCCTGTTGGCAGGAAGAGCAATGTTGACATTACATCTCTTGCTAGCAATGGTGGAAGGGTGAACTGCATGCAA GTATGGCCTCCACGTAACTTGAAGAAGTTTGAGACCCTCTCATACCTTCCAACTCTATCTGAGGAATCCTTGTTGAAGGAGATCAACTACCTTCTTGTTAAGGGGTGGGTTCCTTGCATCGAATTCGAAGTTGGG CCAGCATTTGTGTACCGTGAGAACAACAAGTCCCCAGGATATTATGACGGACGTTACTGGACAATGTGGAAGCTCCCTATGTTTGGTTGCACAGATGCTGCCCAAGTGGCGGCTGAAGTCGAGGAGGCCAAGAAGGCATACCCTGATGCCCACGTCAGGATCATTGGGTTTGATAACGTGCGCCAAGTCCAGTGCATCAGTTTCATTGCCTACAAGCCTTGA
- the LOC141643159 gene encoding uncharacterized protein LOC141643159, with translation MKCDIQQNAMVGGCEEMRNPVQVPVQSSGQKGPVVCPKPRRVGFLSGNLTMSLRWQKSQQGEINDAKAGAELLDLIFMKKEGHGEDQSSREIASSPPFFCGTPPSRVSNPLVHDAQFGDDNLSPLSTLQPASSSTLPSPSMSPSAMKSGCVRMKFGLNSPAVRVEGFDFDRLSRDRQNSSVSAMA, from the exons atgaAGTGCGATATTCAGCAGAACGCCATGGTAGGAGGATGTGAAGAGATGAGAAACCCGGTCCAGGTTCCGGTTCAATCGTCGGGTCAAAAGGGTCCTGTCGTATGTCCGAAACCAAGACGGGTCGGGTTCTTGTCTGGCAATCTCACCATGTCACTTAGATGGCAAAAAAG CCAACAAGGTGAAATAAACGATGCGAAAGCTGGAGCTGAGCTTCTAGATCTAATTTTTATGAAAAAG GAGGGTCATGGTGAAGATCAGTCATCTAGAGAGATAGCTTCATCACCACCATTTTTTTGTGGTACTCCACCTAGCAGAGTTTCTAACCCATTAGTCCATGATGCTCAATTTGGGGACGATAATCTGTCCCCTTTGTCAACTTTACAACCCGCTTCCTCCTCCACCTTGCCCTCTCCTTCGATGTCGCCATCTGCGATGAAGTCAGGATGTGTTAGGATGAAGTTCGGCCTAAACTCACCCGCAGTTAGAGTAGAAGGTTTTGATTTTGATCGTCTTAGTAGGGATCGCCAGAATTCAAGCGTCTCTGCCATGGCTTAG